The genomic interval CGCCAAAACCGCGTTGGGGAAATTTTTAGCTGACCAACACCCGCAGGCCCTTTTTGTCGATGTGGACTTTCACACAGGGAACAGTGCCAAGGCCAAAATCCAGGCCTTTCTCGAACTGTCCGGGGCACTGCGATGATCCTCGGTGATTTCGGCACATCATACTGCAAGTTCTGGGACATCTCCTCTCCCGACAATCAACCTGCAATTGTACCCACCAAGGAACTGCCGAGCACTATAGCGGTCGACATTGCCACAGGTCATAACGGCAAGCGTTTTTGCGGGGAGTATATTAATGAGCTTATCGCCCTGGCACGTGGAGGGGAAGCCCTGATTGACGAAAAGGATTATGTCTTGCTCGATTGCGGCAGCCGTGATATCAAATTCATCACGATGCAGAATGGGGTGCTGAAAGATATGGACTGGAACACCGAATGCGGTGCCTCCATGGGTTTTACAATAGAGCTGCTTGAGAAATACTACAATCTCGATTACCAAAAGATGGCCGCCCCTCTGAGAACGTTCTCAATTACCTGCGGGGTTTTGGGCATGAGCCACATTTTTGACGCCGTCATCGCCGGCACACCGGTCGCTGACGCTGTTGCCAGTTTCATCAAGGGTATCGCAGTTAACGCCTATCGTTTTGCCGGATCACCTGAAAAGATGTATCTTTCCGGAGGGCTCTGCGATAATCCCATCTTCGTTAACAGCTTCCCCTGTAAAATCATCCCCTTAGGCCGCTTCACCTTACTCAAAGGCCTTGAGCATTATGCTAAAAAGCTTTCCCCCCTAAACAACACAAAAGGTCTAAAATGATTTTTCTAGTAAATCCTTATATCACAAGTGCCGAACGCTATGGAAAAGATATTGGTGACATTGGCGGCCACCAGATGCCTCTGGGGATCTTTTATTTAGCGGCTGCATTAGAAAAAGCCGGCGAAGATGTTTGCGTAATGGATTGTGAATCTCTCAACGTCACCCATGAAGAGTTCATTTCTAAAGTAAAAGAATTAAATGGGGTGATAGTTGGCATAACATCCACAACTGTTGGATTCTACCGAGCACGTTCCCTTGCAGAAATGCTGCGCAAAACAATTCCCGGCATCCATATTATTATTGGTGGCCCTCACATGAGTGCCATGCCTGAACAAACTATGCAAACCGGTGTATTCGATTATGGCATAACCCACGAAGGTGAAACACCGCTGACAAAACTTGTATCCTTTTTACTGCATCAAAAAGGCGAACTAGCAAATGTGCCAAATCTCTATTATTTAGAAAACGGCATTCAGAAAACTGGCCGTATGGAATATATTCAGGACATGGATTCAATTCCATTGCCAGCCCGGCATCTCAGTAAAGATCTCTCAATCTACAAACCACCGGTTGGTGCATATCGAGAGAAGCCAGTGATGAACATGCTCACCAGCAGAGGATGCCCATACCACTGCATATTCTGTGACAACAATACCTTTGGCAGGAAAACACGATTTTTTTCTGCTGAATATGTTGTAAATGAGATAAAACAGCTCATCTTTACCTACGGTGCCAAAGAAATCGCATTTCTTGATGACACTTTTGTCCTTGACAAAAAAAGACTACGAAAAATCTTCGAGCTTCTCGATGCAGACAATATCCATTTCCCTTGGACCTGCATGACACGTGTAAACAACCTTGACTTCGAAACTTTGGAATTCATGTCCAACCATGGTTGTTGGCAAATTAGAATTGGTATTGAGAGTGGTAACCAGAAAGTTATCGATTTTATCAAGAAGGGTATCACTCTTGAACAAGTCCGGAATGTGGCAAATTGGAGCAACTCATTAAGAATTAAAGTGTCAGGCTTTTTTATCATCGGACACCACATTGACACCCCCAAAACTATTCAAGACACTATTGAATTCGCCCTTTCCATACCCCTGACCGACATTATCGCCACAATAAACACGCCAATTCCCGGAACCGAATCCTATAAACTTGCAAAACAGTATGGTGACTATCAAGAGGACGACTGGCTTTCCCTTAACTACTGGACCCCCATTTTCGTGCCCCACGGCTTAACCAAGGAGTTTATGCTTAAAAAGCAAGTCGAAATGTACAGCAGGTTTTACCGGCGTCCTGCAATTCTGCTGAAACAGCTTCAAAAAATTAAGTCATGGCAAGAGTGCAAGCTGTACATACATAACGCATATTTAGGAGCCAAATTTCTTATTAAAGGTAACAACTAAAAATGTAGCGCTTTGTATTGCATTGCATTGTATTGCATTGATTATTTTCTAAAAGCCAACAACTCTCCATATGATAAATATTTTCTTAACTACAACCTGTCTTGGTGGGTACATATTCGCCTCCAGGCAATTATTTAATATACCATTTCGCTTTGCCCCTTTCTTCAGTGTATCCTTTCTAGGGGTATTACTTTTTCTTCTTGGGCTAACCAACCAACTGGAGACAGGAAGCTATTTTTTAATCACCCTAGGGTATATTTTTTTTGCCGCTTCGGCTTTTCACCTCATCCGC from Desulfobulbaceae bacterium carries:
- a CDS encoding ATPase, with product MILGDFGTSYCKFWDISSPDNQPAIVPTKELPSTIAVDIATGHNGKRFCGEYINELIALARGGEALIDEKDYVLLDCGSRDIKFITMQNGVLKDMDWNTECGASMGFTIELLEKYYNLDYQKMAAPLRTFSITCGVLGMSHIFDAVIAGTPVADAVASFIKGIAVNAYRFAGSPEKMYLSGGLCDNPIFVNSFPCKIIPLGRFTLLKGLEHYAKKLSPLNNTKGLK
- a CDS encoding cobalamin-dependent protein (Presence of a B(12) (cobalamin)-binding domain implies dependence on cobalamin itself, in one of its several forms, or in some unusual lineages, dependence on a cobalamin-like analog.), coding for MIFLVNPYITSAERYGKDIGDIGGHQMPLGIFYLAAALEKAGEDVCVMDCESLNVTHEEFISKVKELNGVIVGITSTTVGFYRARSLAEMLRKTIPGIHIIIGGPHMSAMPEQTMQTGVFDYGITHEGETPLTKLVSFLLHQKGELANVPNLYYLENGIQKTGRMEYIQDMDSIPLPARHLSKDLSIYKPPVGAYREKPVMNMLTSRGCPYHCIFCDNNTFGRKTRFFSAEYVVNEIKQLIFTYGAKEIAFLDDTFVLDKKRLRKIFELLDADNIHFPWTCMTRVNNLDFETLEFMSNHGCWQIRIGIESGNQKVIDFIKKGITLEQVRNVANWSNSLRIKVSGFFIIGHHIDTPKTIQDTIEFALSIPLTDIIATINTPIPGTESYKLAKQYGDYQEDDWLSLNYWTPIFVPHGLTKEFMLKKQVEMYSRFYRRPAILLKQLQKIKSWQECKLYIHNAYLGAKFLIKGNN